The following are encoded together in the Leptospira congkakensis genome:
- the hemB gene encoding porphobilinogen synthase, producing MKKQTLRLRSSQYLRNLGETGSLNVNKMIQPLFLAEGIDEKEPIKGLPGVFRDTDQSILHQIESDINAGVSQFLLFMVPKDKSDTSFPKEFYNSNISKIKKTFPNMFLWLDTCICSVTTTGHCCHFHKSGTINLELTLKRLSDLALIYADAGADGIAPSDMMDGRVGSHRKILDANGHTMTPIMSYSTKFKSNFYGPFRGAADSSPQFGDRSGYQLDVRDRDTAIHTSIRDKEEGADLLMVKPGMTAIDLIGPIKEKTGLPTGAYQVSGEYASLVYLAKEGFLNFEEGLKETWDVFRRAGSSYLITYGARLAQRLYS from the coding sequence ATGAAAAAACAAACACTTCGATTACGTTCCAGCCAATATCTAAGAAACCTAGGAGAAACTGGCTCCTTAAATGTAAATAAGATGATCCAACCACTTTTTCTTGCAGAAGGAATAGATGAAAAAGAACCAATCAAAGGTTTACCCGGAGTTTTTCGCGACACGGACCAATCGATTTTACACCAAATAGAATCTGATATCAATGCAGGTGTTTCTCAATTTTTATTATTTATGGTTCCGAAAGATAAATCGGATACAAGTTTTCCAAAAGAATTTTACAATTCGAATATCAGCAAAATAAAAAAGACATTCCCTAACATGTTCCTTTGGTTAGATACTTGCATCTGTTCGGTGACAACCACAGGGCATTGTTGTCATTTCCATAAATCAGGAACTATAAACCTTGAGTTAACTTTAAAACGGCTATCGGATCTTGCTCTCATTTATGCAGATGCTGGTGCTGACGGAATTGCACCCAGTGATATGATGGATGGTCGTGTTGGTTCTCATCGAAAAATTTTGGATGCCAATGGCCACACAATGACACCTATCATGAGTTATTCGACAAAATTCAAAAGTAACTTTTATGGCCCGTTTCGTGGTGCCGCCGACTCTTCCCCTCAGTTTGGAGATAGAAGTGGGTATCAACTTGATGTTCGTGATCGTGATACTGCCATCCACACATCCATTAGAGACAAAGAAGAAGGGGCAGACTTACTCATGGTAAAACCTGGTATGACTGCAATTGATCTCATTGGTCCTATCAAAGAAAAAACAGGACTACCGACTGGTGCTTACCAAGTCAGTGGCGAGTATGCTAGTCTTGTTTATTTAGCTAAGGAGGGATTCCTAAATTTTGAAGAAGGACTAAAGGAAACTTGGGATGTGTTCCGAAGGGCTGGGTCTTCCTATTTAATTACTTATGGTGCAAGACTTGCACAAAGGTTGTATTCATGA
- the hemC gene encoding hydroxymethylbilane synthase codes for MSETIKIGGRSSLLSRIQILSVKKALEEKNKTKIFQTVFRESAGDKDLKTPLWQFAGQGIFTKDLQEDLLNHKIDIVIHSWKDMDLRERKDTILVPILTREDVRDVLLFKRNKWISAPTEITILTSSPRREHHIKDFIKSYFPTPINSFLVKIESVRGNIQTRLRKYLEHENGGILVAKAALDRILNFDDTENQIPELKEVKQLIRETINLSLFMVMPSSIFPSAPAQGALCAEIRKEDKHLESLLREITDTNAETTANEERKILSKYGGGCHQKIGVSVLTRGYGKITFIRGETEDGKTLFSKELSDIPDFSFSRNEVWPPNAKMAARQRERLTYSLPKDVDVFVSRGYAFPLDLSVNPTNQILWSAGLSTWKDLALRGFWVNGTCDGLGESEPPLIDHLLGRKTKFVKLTHVDSDKLNSIYPVIPTYFVSAPEIPVPFDTTNIKAAYWRSGSEFDIVTKRFPELLDVIHFVGPGSTFKKIKQTIGEETAKTKVFVSLSFDSWVERYIKP; via the coding sequence TTGTCTGAAACTATTAAAATCGGAGGAAGATCATCTCTTCTCTCTCGTATACAAATTCTCTCCGTTAAAAAAGCTCTCGAAGAAAAAAATAAAACAAAAATATTCCAAACAGTCTTTAGAGAATCAGCTGGTGATAAAGATTTAAAAACACCTTTGTGGCAATTTGCTGGCCAAGGTATTTTTACAAAAGATCTACAGGAAGACTTACTCAATCATAAAATTGATATTGTCATTCATTCATGGAAAGATATGGACTTACGGGAACGTAAAGATACAATCCTTGTCCCCATTCTAACAAGAGAAGATGTTCGCGATGTTTTGTTGTTCAAAAGAAACAAATGGATTTCTGCACCAACAGAAATTACAATTCTCACTTCATCTCCCAGAAGAGAACATCATATTAAAGATTTCATAAAATCTTATTTTCCCACACCAATTAACTCATTTCTCGTTAAAATTGAATCGGTTAGAGGGAATATTCAAACCAGGCTTCGAAAATATTTAGAGCATGAAAACGGTGGTATCTTAGTAGCAAAAGCGGCCTTAGATCGAATTCTAAATTTTGATGATACAGAAAATCAAATCCCAGAATTAAAAGAAGTAAAACAACTCATCCGAGAAACAATCAACCTATCCTTATTTATGGTAATGCCTTCTTCTATTTTTCCAAGTGCACCAGCACAAGGAGCACTCTGTGCCGAAATCAGAAAAGAAGACAAACATTTGGAATCATTACTTAGAGAAATTACAGATACAAATGCAGAAACCACCGCAAACGAAGAAAGAAAAATATTATCAAAGTATGGTGGTGGATGCCACCAAAAAATTGGAGTTTCTGTTTTAACTAGAGGATATGGAAAAATAACTTTTATCAGAGGAGAAACAGAAGATGGAAAAACCCTTTTCTCCAAAGAATTATCAGACATTCCCGATTTTAGTTTTAGCCGAAACGAAGTTTGGCCACCTAACGCAAAAATGGCGGCAAGACAACGAGAACGTCTCACCTATTCACTTCCCAAAGACGTAGACGTATTTGTTTCACGTGGGTATGCATTTCCTTTAGATTTATCGGTAAACCCAACCAATCAGATATTATGGTCTGCAGGATTATCGACCTGGAAAGACCTAGCGCTCAGGGGTTTCTGGGTGAACGGCACCTGTGATGGATTAGGTGAAAGTGAACCACCTCTTATAGACCATCTTTTAGGCAGAAAAACAAAATTTGTGAAACTCACCCATGTTGATTCAGACAAACTAAATAGTATTTATCCAGTCATTCCTACTTATTTTGTTTCGGCTCCTGAAATCCCCGTTCCTTTCGATACCACAAATATCAAAGCCGCTTATTGGCGTAGTGGCTCCGAATTTGATATAGTGACAAAACGATTTCCCGAATTATTAGATGTCATTCATTTTGTAGGACCAGGTTCAACATTCAAAAAAATCAAACAGACAATAGGTGAAGAAACTGCCAAAACAAAAGTGTTTGTATCATTATCTTTTGATTCTTGGGTAGAAAGGTATATAAAACCATGA
- a CDS encoding NAD(P)-binding domain-containing protein, with translation MWSNLILLHSTDLISKPLDGESLEVWQTCQRSIAFSDRRIFPIEESERFYKGYEVFHGYEAYRFLLEVVSGLRSKLFGESEIQAQFRDRFREDKVNDSTFALSLLRLRDQILEHTKQIRSRYLTGIGRQTYGSVADSYLQSHKSVTLLGTGKLATSILPYLVSKGKEVRLVGRNQDKMAELQKGFSIATFHWEDYQPRNEAIVIASSFLPFNWESMIESSSLILDFRETANLETNYKNYIPLSKILSDLQETDEQIQSVKMDLQYFLTELTREREEEQIHIMNGWEDLLV, from the coding sequence ATGTGGTCAAATCTGATTCTATTACATTCAACTGATCTCATTAGTAAACCTTTAGACGGTGAAAGTCTTGAGGTTTGGCAGACATGCCAAAGATCAATTGCATTTAGTGACCGTCGCATTTTTCCTATAGAAGAATCCGAAAGATTTTATAAAGGTTACGAAGTATTCCATGGATACGAAGCCTACCGCTTCCTTTTAGAGGTAGTTTCTGGACTTAGATCCAAACTTTTTGGAGAGTCGGAAATCCAAGCGCAGTTCCGAGACCGTTTTCGTGAAGACAAAGTAAATGATTCTACATTTGCCCTTTCCCTATTAAGATTACGGGATCAAATTTTAGAACATACCAAACAAATCCGTTCTAGATACTTAACAGGAATCGGAAGGCAAACTTATGGAAGTGTTGCCGACTCCTATTTACAAAGTCATAAGTCTGTCACCTTACTCGGAACAGGAAAACTAGCCACCTCCATCCTTCCCTATCTTGTTTCCAAGGGAAAAGAAGTTCGTCTCGTCGGCCGAAACCAAGACAAAATGGCCGAATTACAAAAAGGTTTTTCAATCGCAACTTTCCACTGGGAAGATTATCAACCAAGGAACGAAGCCATTGTCATCGCTTCTAGTTTTTTACCGTTTAACTGGGAATCAATGATAGAAAGTTCCTCCTTGATTTTGGATTTTAGAGAAACGGCAAATCTAGAAACCAATTACAAAAATTATATCCCTCTTTCAAAAATTCTTAGTGATTTACAAGAGACTGATGAACAAATCCAATCGGTAAAAATGGACTTACAATATTTTCTCACGGAACTTACAAGGGAACGGGAGGAAGAACAAATACATATTATGAATGGATGGGAAGATTTACTTGTCTGA
- the msrB gene encoding peptide-methionine (R)-S-oxide reductase MsrB, giving the protein MMKEENWKEKLTPLQYQVTREKGTERPFTGEYYEHKEKGTYLCVCCGEALFSSQAKYDSGSGWPSYYEPVTKEAVETESDGSHGMVRTEIHCQNCGAHLGHVFPDGPRPTGLRYCVNSASLKFQKD; this is encoded by the coding sequence ATGATGAAAGAAGAAAACTGGAAAGAAAAACTCACTCCCTTACAATACCAAGTCACAAGAGAAAAAGGCACCGAACGACCGTTTACCGGTGAATATTATGAACATAAAGAAAAGGGAACTTATCTTTGTGTTTGTTGTGGAGAAGCTTTGTTTTCTTCTCAGGCAAAGTATGATTCCGGCAGTGGTTGGCCGAGTTATTATGAGCCGGTTACGAAAGAAGCAGTGGAAACGGAATCAGATGGAAGTCATGGAATGGTCAGAACAGAAATCCATTGTCAAAATTGCGGGGCTCATCTTGGTCACGTTTTTCCCGATGGACCAAGACCAACTGGTTTACGTTACTGTGTGAACTCCGCTTCGTTGAAGTTTCAAAAAGACTGA
- a CDS encoding LEPBI_I1174 family sigma 54-regulated protein → MIKYQTAILFIISFGLHANPVLDESADDILRNTRLSRIPSVIAGLEERAIHKMESNDLISAREDLKKAIQLKHAIGMKESEGNAGLLLQISKLESRLGNRCEANQYSHLAKRIALRIGVNLGAVAFDRTVVPDNRKPEGCMEVSWLKE, encoded by the coding sequence ATGATCAAATACCAAACTGCTATATTATTCATCATTTCCTTTGGTTTGCATGCAAATCCTGTCTTGGATGAGTCCGCCGATGATATCCTAAGGAATACGAGGTTGTCTCGAATTCCTTCTGTCATTGCAGGACTGGAAGAGAGAGCCATTCATAAAATGGAATCAAACGACCTAATTTCTGCTAGAGAAGATTTAAAAAAAGCCATCCAACTCAAACATGCCATTGGAATGAAAGAATCGGAAGGAAATGCCGGCCTTCTTTTACAAATTTCAAAGCTGGAATCCAGACTTGGAAATCGCTGTGAAGCCAACCAATATTCACATTTAGCAAAGCGCATTGCACTTCGTATTGGAGTCAACCTAGGTGCCGTTGCCTTCGATCGTACAGTTGTTCCAGACAACCGAAAACCAGAAGGTTGTATGGAAGTATCCTGGCTAAAAGAATAA
- a CDS encoding LBF_1134 family protein has product MKLIALSFFFCLLFSACAGGNIKIKIKPDLSGDLVLYQKKITKRPSGIFFGTGLTPSGELEITVKERAYQFKNYTHILPPGFRFIQFTEDQILEIQLVVDTGKSSPLLSALEINKEEIDSILNEAKLRDDLLRFNTLVEFIQFEIQFPFSIKKVKFADPRTPGEWTARLDSNEKLIVNIPLHSVWSNEHPLTTIQIYPESN; this is encoded by the coding sequence ATGAAACTGATCGCACTTTCCTTTTTTTTCTGTTTATTGTTTTCCGCCTGTGCTGGCGGAAATATTAAAATTAAAATCAAACCAGACCTTTCTGGTGATTTGGTTTTGTATCAGAAAAAAATTACCAAAAGACCTTCGGGAATATTTTTTGGAACAGGACTTACTCCTTCAGGTGAACTTGAAATCACTGTCAAAGAACGGGCTTATCAATTTAAGAATTATACTCATATCCTTCCTCCAGGATTTCGATTCATTCAATTTACAGAAGATCAAATTCTTGAGATTCAACTAGTTGTGGATACAGGTAAATCATCTCCGCTTCTGTCTGCTTTGGAAATCAACAAAGAAGAAATTGATTCCATTTTGAATGAAGCAAAACTTCGTGATGATCTACTTAGGTTCAATACACTGGTTGAGTTCATTCAGTTTGAAATTCAATTTCCTTTTTCCATCAAAAAAGTAAAATTTGCAGATCCGAGAACTCCCGGTGAATGGACAGCAAGACTCGATAGTAACGAAAAACTTATTGTGAATATTCCACTCCATTCTGTTTGGTCGAATGAACACCCACTCACAACGATACAGATTTATCCAGAATCAAATTAG
- a CDS encoding precorrin-2 dehydrogenase/sirohydrochlorin ferrochelatase family protein produces MHFKKYPIFLNLENKNILIVGGGNACLEKLNGLEFTGAKINIISISFSDEVKTFLAKYPNILTEERAIKEEDLNHRDIIFLGTNDSGINQKFRALAKEKGIWVNSVDDPKNCDFYSSSSVSIGPVQFAISTDGKFAGVSATLRKLFEEILPEEDHELMETLFEMRRNLKELLPNDKERRLALKEIVQNLNTKYFHKS; encoded by the coding sequence ATGCATTTTAAAAAATACCCCATCTTCCTCAATTTAGAAAACAAAAATATTCTAATCGTCGGTGGTGGGAATGCCTGTTTAGAGAAATTAAATGGTCTCGAATTTACTGGTGCCAAAATCAATATAATTTCTATCAGTTTTAGCGATGAGGTAAAAACTTTTTTAGCAAAATATCCAAACATCCTCACAGAAGAACGCGCAATCAAAGAAGAAGATCTAAATCATCGTGATATTATTTTTTTAGGAACAAATGACTCAGGGATCAATCAGAAATTCAGAGCCCTTGCCAAAGAAAAAGGGATTTGGGTGAATTCTGTTGATGATCCCAAAAATTGTGACTTTTATTCTTCTTCATCTGTATCCATTGGTCCTGTTCAGTTTGCAATCTCTACCGATGGAAAGTTTGCAGGGGTTTCCGCCACTCTCCGCAAACTTTTTGAAGAAATTCTTCCAGAAGAAGATCATGAACTTATGGAAACACTTTTCGAAATGCGAAGAAACTTAAAAGAACTCCTCCCTAATGATAAAGAGAGAAGACTTGCCTTAAAAGAAATTGTTCAAAACTTAAATACAAAATACTTTCATAAATCCTAA
- the cobA gene encoding uroporphyrinogen-III C-methyltransferase codes for MSSNKTEHGFVSFVSGGPGPIDLLTLRGRSRIESADVILYDALLDPGFLDLFPENAQILYVGKRANEHARTQSEINSLLVEFASQGKHVVRLKGGDASIFGRLAEEIQSLEGAGIPFEVIPGVSSVTAGVAELSLSLTVRGISRQIIILDGHTILEDERSWIGMENFLGTIAILMGSKKTKELAETLIRKGLKKETPIVLAENVGRGNPIYTTSTLANTALNEITKQSTGPGILYVGEVIRPLLDRTKKTLGHSSQNSI; via the coding sequence ATGTCCTCCAATAAGACAGAACATGGATTTGTCAGTTTTGTGAGTGGTGGCCCGGGCCCCATTGACCTTTTGACCCTACGCGGACGGAGTCGCATCGAATCCGCTGACGTCATTCTCTACGACGCACTCCTCGATCCCGGTTTTTTAGACTTATTTCCTGAGAATGCACAGATCCTTTATGTAGGAAAAAGGGCGAATGAACATGCCCGCACCCAATCCGAAATCAATTCCCTTCTTGTGGAATTTGCCTCCCAGGGAAAACATGTAGTTCGTTTGAAGGGAGGTGATGCTTCTATATTTGGCAGACTTGCAGAAGAGATCCAAAGTTTAGAAGGAGCAGGAATTCCATTCGAGGTCATTCCGGGAGTGAGTTCCGTAACAGCTGGTGTCGCTGAATTAAGTCTCTCACTAACCGTTCGCGGAATTTCCAGACAAATCATCATCCTTGATGGTCATACCATTTTAGAAGATGAACGCAGTTGGATCGGAATGGAGAATTTCCTCGGAACCATTGCCATTCTCATGGGAAGTAAAAAAACAAAGGAACTTGCAGAGACTCTCATCCGAAAAGGACTAAAAAAAGAAACTCCCATTGTTCTTGCTGAAAATGTAGGAAGAGGAAACCCGATTTATACTACATCGACTCTCGCCAACACCGCGTTAAACGAGATTACAAAACAATCCACAGGTCCCGGAATTCTTTATGTAGGAGAAGTGATTCGTCCCCTACTTGATCGTACGAAAAAAACACTTGGCCATAGTTCACAAAATTCAATCTAA
- a CDS encoding diflavin oxidoreductase, with protein sequence MLSDEKRNRFLQLLKESTKDEWVWMSGYLSALTQASIGGSVDVSLTPPVSIDSGTDPLHGNLKTQPIQCSVVYGTETGNSKKLGTELVKKLKELGVSAKLKSTDTYKAKDLKEEEYLFVVVSTHGDGEPPQAAKPFIQILADSKDSLSKVKFAVLGLGDTSYPLFCQTGEDVDSMLSKLGAERIQPLGKCDVDFELVAKPWMSELISKLNAHSKTATTQAAKPTQSTQTKPATGGKVVYEGSVVTNIVLNDVGASKSTRHIEIKTTVPIDYLPGDSAGFLAYNREEEVNRILSLLKTDRETRVTYKGETWMAYDLFRKKVSVRFLPDRVIQKYAGLIGKELPSGKLDLDVLLTLNPSEKQLELQTLVDILEPIVPRYYSIASSPSAHGEDEVHLTVAEVEIETFTGLKTGFCSGFLAEMKEGDVVPFFIQRNNSFRLPSPDTDIIMIGPGTGIAPFRSFLFEREQNSGNGKNWLFFGERNFVSDFYYQTELLELMDTGVLHRLNAAFSRDTKQKVYVQDRMGENAAELLKWIESGAVIYLCGSKDPMSKDVDRKLIEILSERTFDTGKEASDYLKELEEAGRYIKDVY encoded by the coding sequence ATGCTATCCGATGAGAAACGCAATCGATTTTTACAGTTACTGAAGGAATCCACCAAAGACGAATGGGTGTGGATGTCCGGATATTTGTCTGCTCTCACGCAGGCAAGCATTGGAGGAAGTGTTGATGTTTCCCTCACTCCTCCCGTGAGTATAGATTCGGGAACAGACCCTTTACATGGAAATTTAAAAACCCAACCTATCCAATGCAGTGTGGTTTACGGAACAGAAACCGGGAACTCAAAGAAACTTGGAACAGAACTTGTTAAAAAACTAAAAGAGTTGGGAGTATCTGCAAAATTAAAAAGTACAGATACTTACAAAGCCAAAGATCTTAAAGAAGAAGAGTATTTATTTGTAGTGGTGTCCACCCATGGCGACGGGGAACCACCTCAGGCTGCCAAACCATTCATCCAAATTTTGGCTGATTCAAAAGATTCATTATCAAAAGTTAAGTTCGCAGTTCTAGGGTTAGGTGATACGAGTTACCCTTTATTTTGCCAAACAGGTGAAGATGTAGATTCCATGTTGTCTAAGTTAGGTGCGGAGAGGATTCAACCATTAGGCAAATGTGACGTAGACTTTGAACTTGTTGCTAAACCTTGGATGAGTGAACTTATCTCTAAACTCAATGCACATTCTAAAACAGCTACTACGCAAGCTGCCAAACCAACACAAAGTACTCAAACAAAACCGGCTACTGGTGGAAAGGTTGTTTATGAAGGATCTGTTGTGACCAATATCGTTTTGAATGATGTTGGTGCTAGTAAATCAACAAGACATATCGAAATCAAAACCACAGTCCCAATCGATTATCTTCCTGGTGATAGTGCAGGTTTTCTTGCCTACAACCGTGAGGAGGAAGTAAATCGAATTTTATCATTATTAAAAACAGATCGTGAAACTCGTGTTACCTATAAAGGGGAAACATGGATGGCATACGATTTGTTTCGTAAAAAAGTATCGGTTCGTTTTTTACCAGACCGTGTGATTCAAAAATATGCAGGACTTATTGGAAAAGAACTACCTTCGGGTAAATTGGACTTGGATGTTTTATTAACACTCAATCCTTCAGAAAAACAATTAGAATTACAAACTCTAGTAGATATTTTAGAACCAATTGTTCCTAGGTATTATTCAATCGCTTCTAGTCCATCGGCACATGGAGAGGATGAAGTTCACCTCACTGTCGCAGAAGTGGAAATAGAAACTTTTACTGGTTTAAAAACAGGTTTTTGTTCCGGATTTTTAGCAGAAATGAAAGAAGGAGATGTGGTTCCTTTTTTCATTCAAAGAAACAATTCCTTTCGATTGCCAAGTCCTGATACGGATATCATTATGATTGGGCCTGGTACTGGAATTGCACCTTTTCGAAGTTTTTTATTTGAAAGAGAACAAAATAGCGGAAACGGCAAAAACTGGTTATTTTTTGGAGAAAGAAATTTTGTCTCCGATTTTTATTACCAAACAGAACTTTTGGAACTAATGGATACTGGCGTATTACACAGGTTAAATGCTGCTTTCTCTCGTGATACAAAACAAAAAGTTTATGTTCAGGATCGTATGGGTGAAAATGCAGCAGAACTTTTGAAGTGGATCGAAAGTGGAGCAGTGATTTATCTTTGTGGGTCAAAAGATCCAATGAGTAAAGACGTCGACCGCAAACTCATTGAAATTTTATCAGAAAGAACATTTGATACAGGAAAAGAAGCTTCTGATTATCTAAAGGAATTAGAAGAAGCCGGTCGCTACATTAAGGACGTTTACTGA
- a CDS encoding NADPH-dependent assimilatory sulfite reductase hemoprotein subunit, producing the protein MAEQKKETLAEKVKRLSRGLRGSLVDSLKDEHTGSLRSDDQLLLKFHGMYQQDDRDRREERAAKKLDRLYSFMIRLRIPGGMIGPVHWEALHNVAGENSTGTIKITTRQTVQLHGILKSKIKPTIKAFDSVFLDSIAACGDVNRNVTCTSNPATSPLHKEVFGYAGEISRSLLPKTRAYYEIWLDENLLAEKEEPEDPLYKDVYLPRKFKIAIAIPPYNDVDLFTNDIGLIAIIENGQLLGFNVAVGGGLGTTHGNPDTYPRVGTVFGFIPKKDILKVVYEIVTVQRDFGNREDRKLSRLKYTLDRLGVEFYKREVEKRVGISFEPAKDYQFTQRSDDFGWRQDVAGNWHYTVFVENGRVCDEHGYNLKTALLEVSKTRRATFRFTCNQNLILSDIFPKDKDLIESILVKFGIQRKTNEVSEIRKNSIACVALSTCSLALAEGQRYLPSLIDKIEPILGKHGLADEPVSIRMTGCPNGCARPYISEIGLVGTSYGKYNLHLGADAEGYRLNRKYKEDLDETAILSELDGLFGRFSKERNSKESFGDYINRIGILN; encoded by the coding sequence ATGGCAGAACAAAAAAAAGAAACATTAGCAGAAAAAGTTAAACGCCTCAGTCGAGGACTCAGAGGATCTCTTGTTGACAGTTTGAAAGATGAACACACTGGATCACTTCGTTCTGATGACCAACTACTACTTAAGTTCCATGGAATGTACCAACAAGATGATAGGGATCGAAGAGAAGAACGGGCGGCTAAAAAATTAGATCGTTTGTATTCTTTTATGATTCGTTTGAGAATTCCTGGTGGGATGATTGGGCCTGTTCATTGGGAAGCATTACACAATGTGGCTGGTGAAAATTCTACAGGAACCATCAAAATCACCACTCGTCAAACGGTTCAACTTCATGGTATTTTAAAATCAAAAATCAAACCAACAATCAAAGCATTTGATTCTGTGTTTTTGGATTCTATTGCTGCTTGTGGTGATGTGAATCGTAACGTAACTTGTACATCCAATCCGGCGACAAGTCCCTTACACAAAGAAGTGTTTGGATATGCTGGTGAAATTAGTAGATCTTTATTGCCGAAAACAAGAGCTTATTATGAGATTTGGCTGGATGAAAATCTTTTAGCAGAAAAGGAAGAACCAGAAGATCCATTATATAAAGATGTATATCTTCCTCGTAAGTTTAAAATTGCGATTGCGATTCCCCCTTACAACGATGTGGATCTTTTTACAAATGACATTGGGCTTATTGCTATTATTGAAAATGGACAACTCCTTGGTTTCAATGTGGCAGTGGGTGGGGGACTAGGAACCACTCATGGAAATCCTGATACGTACCCACGTGTTGGAACTGTATTTGGTTTTATTCCTAAAAAAGATATTTTAAAAGTTGTTTATGAAATTGTTACCGTCCAAAGAGATTTTGGAAACCGTGAAGATAGAAAACTATCTCGTTTGAAATACACTTTGGATCGCCTTGGTGTTGAATTCTACAAAAGAGAAGTAGAAAAACGAGTTGGGATTAGTTTTGAACCAGCAAAAGATTATCAGTTCACACAAAGATCTGATGATTTTGGTTGGAGACAAGATGTCGCAGGTAACTGGCATTATACTGTATTTGTGGAAAATGGTCGTGTTTGTGATGAACATGGTTATAACTTAAAAACAGCCCTTTTGGAAGTTTCCAAAACAAGACGTGCCACATTTCGATTCACTTGTAACCAAAACCTAATTTTATCAGATATTTTTCCAAAAGATAAAGATCTCATTGAATCCATCCTTGTGAAGTTTGGGATCCAAAGAAAAACTAACGAAGTTTCCGAGATCCGCAAAAATTCCATCGCTTGTGTGGCGCTTAGCACTTGTTCATTGGCATTGGCAGAAGGTCAGAGATACCTTCCTAGTCTAATTGATAAAATTGAGCCTATCCTTGGAAAACATGGACTAGCTGATGAACCAGTATCGATCCGAATGACCGGATGTCCGAATGGATGTGCAAGACCATACATTTCAGAGATTGGACTTGTGGGAACGTCTTATGGAAAATACAATTTACACTTAGGTGCTGATGCGGAAGGTTACCGACTCAATCGTAAGTATAAAGAAGATTTGGATGAGACAGCTATTTTATCTGAACTAGATGGACTCTTTGGAAGATTCTCGAAAGAGAGAAATTCCAAAGAATCGTTTGGGGATTATATCAATCGAATTGGAATCTTAAATTAA
- a CDS encoding bile acid:sodium symporter family protein, translating to MDINAVRLNFNKDSVYLINALVGFIMFGIALELKLQDFKHLLRYPKPAFVGLFSQYILLPVATLLIIWVINPHPGLALGMVLVAACPGGNMSNFFTHLAKGNLALSVSLTTFSSAFSFILTPIGFFFWGNLLPVTREYLKSISVSPYEILVSITVLLVVPLILGILFQKLFPKLTHTVKKAVQRISILLLGFFIVGALATNFKFFKEYIHLLFGLVFVMNLAGLSLGYYFAKLFRLPLGDRKTVAIETGIQNSSLGLAIVFGFFDGLGGMAMICAWWGIWHLIAGAAIATYWNRTAPKELES from the coding sequence ATGGATATCAATGCAGTTCGCCTCAATTTTAACAAAGACTCAGTGTATCTAATCAATGCACTGGTTGGTTTTATTATGTTTGGAATTGCTCTGGAATTAAAACTCCAAGACTTCAAACATCTTTTACGATACCCAAAACCAGCGTTTGTTGGTCTTTTCAGTCAATATATATTGTTACCAGTAGCCACCCTACTGATCATTTGGGTGATTAACCCACACCCTGGCCTTGCTCTGGGAATGGTGCTTGTGGCAGCATGTCCTGGTGGGAATATGTCCAACTTTTTCACACATTTGGCAAAAGGAAATTTAGCACTCTCTGTGAGTCTAACAACCTTCTCTTCAGCATTCTCTTTTATTCTAACTCCGATTGGATTTTTCTTTTGGGGAAATTTACTCCCGGTCACGAGAGAATATCTTAAGTCCATCTCAGTGAGTCCCTATGAGATTTTGGTTTCCATCACGGTACTCCTTGTTGTCCCACTGATACTCGGAATTCTTTTTCAAAAACTATTCCCAAAACTCACACATACGGTAAAAAAAGCCGTACAAAGGATTTCCATTTTATTACTCGGCTTTTTTATTGTAGGAGCACTTGCAACCAATTTCAAATTCTTTAAAGAATACATCCACCTTCTCTTTGGACTTGTATTCGTGATGAACCTTGCAGGACTGTCTCTTGGATATTACTTTGCCAAACTATTCCGATTACCACTTGGTGATAGAAAGACGGTAGCCATAGAAACGGGCATTCAAAACTCAAGCCTCGGTCTTGCCATTGTTTTTGGTTTCTTTGATGGCCTGGGTGGAATGGCTATGATTTGTGCATGGTGGGGAATTTGGCACCTGATTGCCGGTGCCGCCATTGCTACTTATTGGAACAGAACTGCTCCGAAAGAATTGGAATCTTAA